In Mycoplasma sp. Mirounga ES2805-ORL, a single window of DNA contains:
- the pyk gene encoding pyruvate kinase: MQLLIEKRSKLIVTLGPASSDYDTLKKMVLAGATAIRANFSHGNRKEQLKKFDLARKVSKEFNVPISIILDTKGPEIRIGKMRDGAQEIKKEAIITLITDPNKFSSLEGTDKEIAVSYDMSKDVKPGDLILFDDGKLQALVLETKKNNVIIKTINQHKLITNKRINLPGVDFSLPFLSEKDKDDIAFGVKHGINYVAASFVNSAKNVRELRDYLNSIDGEHVKIISKIESDLGIKNIDEIIRETDALMIARGDLGLEINFYDVPVQEKFMIRKCREAGKPVIVATQMLDSMEHSPNPTRAEVTDVFYATELGADSTMLSGESATGLFPVKTVEVMSQINKRAENEFYNTAYYDDQLEQIRKNSDRNFDHSRVAYRVANRARYGEYRFTIVLSDTGRLLSEVAKFRPNTIIIGIINDEKLINSFGVTYGVWNSVDSKKLFKKIKRDFKYAKDALKPYNVEKGEKFLIVEQGNVLEMTV; the protein is encoded by the coding sequence ATGCAATTATTAATAGAAAAAAGAAGTAAATTGATCGTAACCCTAGGACCAGCTAGCTCTGATTATGACACTCTTAAGAAAATGGTGCTAGCAGGTGCTACTGCTATTAGAGCAAACTTTAGCCACGGAAATAGAAAAGAACAACTTAAAAAATTTGACTTAGCAAGAAAAGTTTCAAAAGAGTTTAATGTTCCAATTTCAATTATATTAGATACAAAAGGACCGGAAATTAGAATTGGAAAAATGAGAGATGGAGCCCAAGAAATAAAAAAAGAGGCTATTATAACTTTGATAACAGATCCAAATAAATTCTCATCATTAGAAGGAACGGATAAAGAAATAGCAGTTTCTTATGATATGAGTAAGGATGTTAAACCTGGAGATCTTATCTTGTTTGATGATGGAAAATTACAAGCATTAGTTTTAGAAACTAAAAAAAATAATGTGATAATTAAGACCATTAATCAACACAAATTAATAACAAATAAACGTATCAATTTACCAGGAGTCGATTTTTCATTGCCATTTCTAAGCGAAAAAGACAAAGATGATATAGCCTTCGGCGTTAAACATGGAATTAATTATGTTGCTGCTTCTTTTGTTAACAGTGCTAAAAATGTTAGAGAATTAAGAGATTATTTAAATTCAATAGATGGTGAACATGTAAAGATAATTTCAAAAATTGAAAGTGACTTAGGAATAAAAAACATTGATGAAATTATTAGAGAAACTGATGCTTTAATGATTGCAAGAGGTGATCTAGGTTTAGAAATTAACTTTTATGATGTTCCAGTTCAAGAAAAATTTATGATCAGAAAATGTAGAGAAGCTGGTAAACCAGTTATTGTCGCTACACAAATGTTAGACTCAATGGAACATAGTCCAAATCCAACAAGAGCTGAAGTAACAGATGTTTTTTATGCCACTGAATTAGGCGCTGACTCCACAATGCTTTCAGGAGAAAGTGCAACAGGTTTATTCCCAGTTAAAACTGTTGAAGTTATGTCGCAAATTAATAAAAGAGCTGAAAACGAATTTTATAATACCGCTTATTATGATGACCAACTAGAACAAATTAGAAAAAATTCAGATAGAAATTTTGATCATTCGAGGGTTGCTTATAGAGTTGCGAATAGGGCTAGATATGGTGAATATAGATTTACAATTGTTCTTTCAGATACTGGAAGATTGCTAAGTGAAGTTGCAAAATTTAGACCCAACACAATTATCATAGGCATCATTAATGATGAAAAATTAATAAACAGTTTTGGGGTTACCTATGGAGTGTGAAACTCAGTTGATAGCAAAAAACTATTTAAAAAAATCAAACGCGATTTCAAATATGCTAAGGATGCATTGAAACCATATAATGTTGAAAAAGGAGAAAAATTCCTTATTGTTGAACAAGGAAATGTTCTAGAAATGACTGTTTAA
- a CDS encoding MAG1430 family protein: MMKKKIILLSLLSGLIAANGIGAAVAISKLNSKLNASDQKMLERYTFKAKDNFKDEMKNHLASEFSHSSNYNIFSIENDKNPFVKFSQSGPKKYFWETTLLNPNVNGIDTSIINTDSNFGDKKFELIRDDKAPLDIFASSNGLNRNLLFHSFANDEKGTLYLYVYVEDKENSRIEKFEDRVKKFVAKKLFKLEGFKKFNPKLNNNKITRSELNSSYFQKFNYEEFDSFSLKITESNIQNFIEGYISEENEKKIKDLEKLLDSAKTTNNEPMIKKYSEEIKKLKVKKHFETLEEFMSILPTDASTTDVDKINKGIRKVKDYFNFKDIERSVYEIDKAKPFWLSTKKSTINGISRDVIIFHYHQKLVIPTAEDNDLSLVKKYEIEGTTEKEIVFNWFDMKNIEVNLVTGKNQETNSNYLISEINPTDTKTITYNTNIKNDNWKENGELSKGVYTDKNGNMIMTLIFKNNDLNDKYYLTWNLNTFNDTLAKRDTQIYSPLISFDEKNGKARFMYKIKEKHISDKNFIESPLVYYGIIEVDNFKH, encoded by the coding sequence ATGATGAAAAAGAAAATTATTTTATTAAGTTTACTTTCAGGACTAATTGCAGCTAATGGTATTGGCGCAGCTGTAGCTATATCAAAATTAAATTCGAAATTAAATGCTTCAGACCAAAAAATGTTGGAAAGATATACATTTAAAGCCAAAGATAATTTTAAAGATGAGATGAAAAATCATTTAGCAAGTGAATTTTCACATTCCTCTAATTACAATATATTTAGTATTGAAAATGACAAAAACCCATTTGTTAAATTTAGTCAAAGCGGCCCTAAAAAATATTTTTGGGAAACTACTTTATTGAACCCTAATGTAAATGGTATTGACACTTCAATAATTAATACAGACTCAAATTTTGGTGATAAAAAATTTGAACTAATAAGAGATGATAAAGCACCGCTTGATATATTTGCCTCAAGTAATGGTTTAAATCGTAATTTATTATTCCACTCTTTTGCTAATGATGAAAAGGGAACACTATATCTATACGTTTATGTTGAAGATAAAGAAAATTCTAGAATTGAAAAATTTGAAGATAGAGTAAAAAAATTTGTTGCTAAAAAATTATTTAAGCTTGAAGGTTTTAAAAAATTCAATCCTAAATTGAATAATAACAAAATAACCAGATCAGAATTAAACTCATCATACTTTCAAAAATTTAATTATGAAGAATTTGATTCATTTTCACTGAAAATAACTGAAAGTAATATTCAAAACTTTATTGAAGGTTATATAAGTGAAGAAAATGAGAAAAAAATAAAAGACCTGGAAAAATTGTTGGATTCAGCAAAAACAACCAATAATGAACCAATGATTAAAAAATACTCAGAAGAAATTAAAAAACTAAAAGTTAAAAAACATTTTGAAACATTAGAAGAATTTATGAGTATTTTGCCAACTGATGCTTCAACAACAGATGTAGACAAAATAAATAAAGGAATCAGAAAGGTAAAGGATTATTTTAATTTTAAAGATATAGAACGCAGCGTATATGAAATAGATAAAGCAAAGCCTTTTTGACTTTCAACAAAGAAATCAACAATTAATGGCATATCCAGAGATGTTATTATCTTTCATTATCATCAAAAATTAGTTATTCCTACCGCCGAAGATAACGATCTTTCGCTTGTTAAAAAATATGAAATAGAAGGAACAACTGAAAAAGAAATTGTTTTTAATTGGTTCGACATGAAAAATATAGAAGTTAATTTAGTCACTGGTAAAAACCAAGAAACAAATTCTAATTATCTAATTAGTGAGATAAATCCAACCGATACTAAAACAATTACTTACAACACAAATATTAAAAATGATAATTGAAAAGAAAATGGAGAGTTATCAAAAGGTGTTTATACAGATAAAAATGGAAACATGATAATGACATTAATATTTAAAAACAATGATCTAAATGATAAATATTACTTAACATGAAACTTAAATACTTTTAATGATACATTAGCTAAAAGAGATACTCAAATTTATTCTCCATTAATTTCCTTTGATGAAAAAAATGGAAAAGCAAGATTTATGTATAAAATTAAAGAAAAACATATTTCAGATAAGAACTTTATTGAGAGTCCATTAGTTTACTATGGAATTATTGAAGTAGATAACTTTAAACACTAG
- the yihA gene encoding ribosome biogenesis GTP-binding protein YihA/YsxC, which translates to MWKFEKSALKPETWIFNNELNVCFWGRSNVGKSSLLNAVTNQKISFVSKTPGRTQLINYFVDINNKIIVDLPGYGFAQMSKTKILEMNKYVDLFLKNKNISKHLFLLIDSRTGITKNDLSKINFLEKEKIPYDVIYTKLDKLNQKEKSSLIKKHDFLLKEEIINSNVHYFLVSSEKNINMNVLVQFIDNILYSDINKKIDTTIE; encoded by the coding sequence ATGTGAAAATTTGAAAAATCAGCTCTTAAACCCGAAACATGAATTTTTAATAATGAACTTAATGTTTGCTTTTGAGGAAGATCAAATGTAGGGAAATCATCATTATTAAATGCTGTTACGAATCAAAAAATTTCTTTTGTTTCAAAAACACCAGGTAGAACGCAGCTAATTAATTATTTTGTAGATATTAACAATAAAATAATTGTCGATTTACCGGGCTATGGATTTGCACAAATGTCAAAAACTAAAATACTTGAAATGAATAAATATGTTGATCTCTTTTTAAAAAATAAAAATATTAGTAAACATCTTTTCCTTCTAATTGATTCTAGAACAGGAATTACAAAAAATGATTTATCTAAAATTAACTTTTTAGAAAAGGAAAAAATACCTTACGATGTAATATATACTAAACTTGATAAATTAAATCAAAAAGAAAAATCTTCATTAATAAAAAAACACGATTTTCTTTTAAAAGAAGAAATAATAAATTCAAATGTTCATTATTTTTTAGTTTCGAGTGAAAAAAATATAAATATGAATGTTTTGGTACAATTTATAGATAACATTTTATATAGTGATATAAACAAAAAAATAGATACAACGATTGAATAG
- the whiA gene encoding DNA-binding protein WhiA — protein MNFSLKVKNEILTRNNNRIQNLELIKGFIFSNAIKENGYYKLSIRGKEVRKLFINCLKKEHIEYKLNSIYIMIKFEDINLEKTIEQPPFFFAGVFAGGGSVNKLNTPSYHLELTSHYLEYIDLIQEKLNKYSFGFVQIKHQNKYVIYIKKHEKISDFLKAILTFNSLFNFEESIIKRDFENNVNRINNIDLSNIKKIINSNSKIINNFQFIKENNMLDKLKPKEIVFFELLSENSSESLVNLVGILNEKHNIQITKSGLYHWIKKLDKIANKIK, from the coding sequence ATGAATTTTAGTTTAAAAGTAAAAAATGAAATACTGACAAGAAATAATAATAGAATTCAAAACCTTGAATTAATCAAAGGTTTCATTTTTTCTAACGCTATTAAGGAAAATGGATATTATAAATTATCAATTAGAGGTAAAGAAGTTAGAAAATTATTCATAAATTGTCTAAAAAAAGAACACATAGAATACAAACTAAATTCAATTTATATTATGATTAAATTTGAAGATATTAATTTAGAAAAAACAATAGAGCAACCCCCATTCTTCTTTGCTGGTGTATTTGCTGGAGGAGGCAGTGTAAATAAATTAAATACACCTTCATACCATCTAGAATTAACAAGTCATTACTTAGAATATATTGACTTAATTCAAGAAAAATTAAATAAATACAGTTTTGGTTTTGTTCAAATTAAACACCAAAATAAGTATGTAATTTATATTAAGAAACACGAGAAAATATCTGATTTTTTAAAAGCTATTTTGACTTTTAATTCCTTATTTAATTTTGAAGAATCAATAATAAAAAGAGATTTTGAAAATAATGTTAATAGAATAAACAATATTGATCTAAGCAACATTAAAAAAATAATTAATTCAAATTCAAAAATCATTAATAATTTTCAATTTATAAAAGAAAATAATATGCTTGATAAATTGAAACCTAAAGAAATTGTTTTTTTTGAGTTATTATCAGAAAATAGTTCAGAAAGTTTAGTTAATCTTGTAGGTATATTAAATGAAAAACACAATATCCAAATAACGAAAAGCGGACTTTACCACTGGATTAAGAAATTGGATAAAATAGCAAATAAAATTAAATAA